In Opitutaceae bacterium TAV5, one genomic interval encodes:
- a CDS encoding adenosine deaminase: protein MKPETYPETKDRAGTGDLRAFIHALPKTETHLHIEGAVPYEMLHAWDAGRFPASPAFREPHYRFPDFSSFDALLLGHAVPWFTSAERYYKTCRAVFAAHLVQNVRYVEASFHLPMVGFIGVPARELVAAIRAAVPAGLEVRIFAGMLRDSYDGELRAVIDDLENLDDLAGVDLHGHESMPTGSWAAPVWRRLREAGKITKSHAGEFDGAARVREAIEVLGVTRVQHGVRAIEDPAVVALAAERGVTFDVCPLSNVKLGVVPSLAAHPLRRLLEAGVRCTVSTDDPLMFANTVCDEYAALAAEAGFTRAELARLARHGWEVADVPATMREQALREIARSGS, encoded by the coding sequence ATGAAACCGGAAACGTATCCTGAAACAAAAGACAGGGCCGGCACGGGCGACCTGCGCGCCTTCATCCATGCCTTGCCGAAAACGGAAACGCACCTGCACATCGAGGGCGCGGTGCCGTACGAAATGCTCCATGCGTGGGATGCCGGCCGGTTCCCGGCCTCGCCGGCCTTCCGCGAACCGCATTACCGGTTTCCCGATTTTTCCTCGTTCGATGCCCTGCTGCTCGGCCACGCCGTGCCATGGTTCACCTCGGCGGAGCGTTACTACAAAACCTGCCGCGCCGTCTTCGCCGCGCACCTCGTGCAGAACGTCCGCTATGTGGAAGCCAGTTTTCATCTGCCGATGGTCGGCTTCATCGGAGTGCCGGCGCGCGAACTCGTCGCCGCCATCCGCGCCGCCGTGCCGGCCGGGCTCGAAGTGCGCATCTTCGCCGGGATGCTGCGAGACAGTTATGACGGCGAGTTGCGCGCCGTGATCGACGACCTCGAAAATCTCGACGACCTCGCCGGCGTGGATTTGCACGGGCACGAAAGCATGCCGACCGGGTCATGGGCGGCACCGGTCTGGCGACGGCTGCGCGAGGCCGGGAAGATCACCAAGAGCCATGCCGGCGAGTTCGACGGCGCCGCCCGCGTGCGCGAGGCGATCGAGGTGCTCGGCGTCACCCGCGTGCAGCACGGTGTGCGCGCGATCGAGGATCCCGCGGTGGTGGCGCTGGCGGCGGAGCGCGGCGTGACGTTCGACGTGTGTCCGCTCAGCAACGTTAAACTCGGCGTCGTGCCGTCACTTGCCGCGCATCCGTTGCGGCGGTTGCTGGAGGCGGGCGTGCGCTGCACGGTGAGCACGGACGATCCGCTGATGTTCGCCAACACGGTCTGCGACGAATACGCCGCGCTGGCGGCCGAGGCGGGGTTCACGCGCGCGGAACTGGCCCGCCTGGCCCGCCACGGCTGGGAAGTGGCCGACGTGCCGGCGACCATGCGCGAGCAGGCGCTGCGCGAGATCGCCCGCAGCGGTTCGTAA
- a CDS encoding glycosyltransferase family 1 codes for MKFNYRLFLISALLLAGSARLAAQTVVTDLWTDWSPSNHPEWTADKQVNPDAGSTGGGVLHLINGADSLYLYGDFGGGGNNYFYTLFATPTLSVIVSDALAGVNTITFQVFGTMNPEEYGPQNLTLIVNQNTTGDSFVVTPTLEDDNFTWTWDVSGIADISTFEITWDMEEHSAFTALQLVQSTSVIPEPSTYAALVSLAILAAVALKRRRRI; via the coding sequence ATGAAATTTAACTACCGTTTATTTCTCATTTCCGCCCTCCTGCTGGCCGGCTCCGCCCGGCTGGCGGCGCAGACTGTGGTCACCGACCTCTGGACCGACTGGTCTCCCTCGAATCATCCCGAGTGGACCGCCGACAAGCAGGTGAATCCCGACGCCGGGTCCACCGGCGGCGGCGTCCTCCACCTGATCAATGGAGCCGACAGTCTGTACTTGTATGGAGACTTCGGGGGAGGAGGAAACAACTACTTCTACACCCTCTTCGCGACGCCGACGCTTTCGGTGATCGTCTCCGATGCGCTGGCCGGAGTGAACACGATCACCTTTCAGGTTTTCGGAACGATGAACCCGGAGGAGTATGGCCCGCAGAATCTCACCCTGATCGTCAACCAGAACACCACCGGCGATTCGTTCGTCGTCACGCCCACGCTCGAGGATGACAACTTCACGTGGACGTGGGATGTCTCCGGAATCGCGGACATCTCGACGTTCGAGATCACCTGGGACATGGAGGAGCACTCGGCCTTTACCGCGCTCCAGTTGGTCCAGTCCACGAGCGTGATTCCCGAGCCGTCCACGTATGCGGCGCTGGTTTCTCTGGCGATCCTGGCGGCTGTCGCGCTCAAACGTCGCCGTCGTATATAG
- a CDS encoding purine phosphorylase: MKIAFVSGTSILRSSLFAAWEQRTVTTPHGSVCLRTRGDHVVLNRHGAGAAPLPPHRINHRAHIAALASLGFREVVTVSSVGSLRAELPPGTLVSCSDYVALQQGPATFFDDELKGGAPGIANRMLEKIIDGLGEAFPVTTGQTYVQMRGPRFETKAEIRVIRQWGDVVGMTLAHEADLCTEAGLGCTSLAIVDNYANGIEGTAIDFDRFGEQVRANQEKTDRLFARLLEIFA; this comes from the coding sequence ATGAAAATTGCGTTTGTCAGCGGCACGAGCATCCTCCGTTCGTCCCTGTTCGCTGCCTGGGAGCAGCGGACGGTCACCACCCCGCACGGTTCCGTCTGCCTGCGCACGCGGGGGGATCACGTAGTCCTCAACCGTCACGGCGCCGGAGCCGCACCGCTACCGCCGCACCGGATCAACCATCGCGCCCACATCGCCGCGCTCGCTTCGCTCGGTTTTCGCGAGGTGGTGACCGTTTCGTCGGTCGGCTCGCTCCGCGCCGAGCTACCGCCGGGCACGCTCGTTTCGTGCAGCGATTACGTGGCGCTTCAGCAGGGGCCGGCCACGTTTTTCGACGACGAGCTCAAGGGCGGCGCTCCGGGCATCGCCAACCGGATGCTGGAAAAAATCATCGACGGACTGGGCGAGGCGTTCCCGGTGACAACCGGGCAGACCTACGTGCAGATGCGCGGTCCGCGTTTCGAAACGAAGGCCGAGATCCGCGTCATCCGCCAGTGGGGCGACGTCGTCGGCATGACGCTGGCCCACGAAGCCGACCTCTGCACCGAGGCGGGGCTCGGCTGCACCTCGCTCGCCATCGTGGACAACTACGCCAACGGCATCGAAGGCACGGCCATCGACTTCGACCGCTTCGGCGAGCAGGTGCGTGCCAACCAGGAAAAGACCGACCGGCTCTTCGCCCGGCTGCTGGAGATTTTCGCATGA
- a CDS encoding pyrroline-5-carboxylate reductase: protein MNISFIGAGNMASAIVTGLLSNKIAAPSAIACIGGPADDTAQKLSARTGIRAATTPEDLLAGADVVVAAIKPQQLADLPPAVAELTRGKLVISILAGKPLSALSAVFPHARNLIRAMPNTPGAIGAGITGWCSPATKPLADADRALAQNLLGAMGRQIELDESQLDAVTALSGSGPGYVFEFAAALREAGVAAGLPRDTAQLLAIETILGSGKLMQQTGTDPETLRNQVTSPNGTTLAGLQRLAAHNFRAIVEETVLAAKTRSEELSRGN from the coding sequence ATGAACATCTCCTTCATCGGCGCCGGTAACATGGCCTCGGCCATCGTCACCGGCCTTCTTTCCAACAAAATCGCCGCTCCTTCCGCCATCGCCTGCATCGGCGGTCCGGCCGACGACACCGCGCAAAAACTCTCCGCCCGCACCGGTATCCGCGCGGCCACGACACCCGAAGATCTCCTTGCCGGGGCCGATGTCGTCGTCGCCGCGATCAAACCCCAGCAACTCGCCGATCTCCCGCCGGCGGTCGCGGAGCTCACCCGCGGCAAACTCGTCATTTCGATTCTCGCCGGCAAGCCGCTCTCCGCCCTCTCCGCCGTTTTCCCGCACGCGCGCAACCTCATCCGCGCCATGCCCAACACTCCCGGAGCCATCGGCGCCGGCATCACCGGCTGGTGTTCTCCGGCCACAAAACCGCTCGCCGATGCCGACCGCGCGCTCGCGCAAAATCTCCTCGGCGCGATGGGCCGCCAGATCGAGCTCGACGAGTCACAGCTCGACGCTGTCACCGCGCTCAGCGGCAGCGGCCCCGGTTATGTCTTCGAATTTGCCGCCGCCCTTCGCGAGGCCGGCGTCGCCGCCGGGCTTCCCCGCGACACCGCGCAACTGCTCGCCATCGAGACGATCCTCGGTTCCGGCAAACTTATGCAGCAGACCGGCACCGATCCGGAAACCCTCCGCAACCAGGTCACCTCGCCCAACGGCACCACGCTCGCCGGCCTGCAACGCCTCGCCGCCCACAACTTCCGCGCCATCGTCGAGGAGACCGTCCTCGCCGCCAAAACCCGATCCGAAGAGCTCAGCCGAGGCAACTGA
- a CDS encoding RNA-binding protein S4 has product MPDHPTIRLQKFLADAGVCSRRAAETLISDGDVWVNAQPATLGQKINPETDKITVRGKSVRPVAQPRLTLAMHKPRGLVCSHDDPHNPDTVYDLIPRELARYRFFCAGRLDKDSEGLLILTTDGDLAHRLMHPSTDVVKRYHVVLGEPYSAKKIGKLLRGVTIEGEKLKVEYAALVNPNAQDLSTSLDVHLHHGKKREIRQLFMALGHEVKRLRRYQIGAFPLRGIPMRAMKLLNDKEIATLFARPGLQPANTRRRYTRPKTAAPGSSRQSPAGGKSSGKRSTHPAKKRAGQSRSRHAR; this is encoded by the coding sequence ATGCCCGACCACCCAACAATCCGCCTGCAAAAGTTCCTCGCCGACGCCGGCGTCTGTTCCCGACGCGCCGCCGAGACGCTCATCTCCGACGGCGATGTCTGGGTCAACGCGCAGCCCGCCACCCTCGGCCAGAAAATCAACCCCGAGACGGACAAGATCACCGTCCGCGGCAAGTCCGTGCGCCCCGTCGCCCAGCCCCGGCTCACCCTCGCCATGCACAAGCCCCGCGGCCTCGTCTGCTCGCACGACGACCCGCACAATCCCGACACCGTCTATGATCTGATCCCGCGCGAACTCGCCCGCTACCGCTTTTTCTGCGCCGGCCGCCTCGACAAGGACAGCGAGGGCCTGCTCATTCTCACCACCGACGGCGACCTCGCCCACCGGCTCATGCACCCGAGCACCGATGTCGTGAAGCGTTACCACGTCGTCCTCGGCGAGCCCTATTCTGCCAAAAAAATCGGCAAGCTCCTGCGCGGCGTTACCATCGAGGGCGAAAAGCTCAAGGTCGAGTACGCCGCTCTCGTCAATCCCAACGCCCAGGACCTCTCCACCAGCCTCGACGTCCACCTGCATCACGGCAAGAAGCGCGAGATCCGCCAGCTCTTCATGGCCCTCGGGCACGAAGTGAAGCGCCTCCGCCGCTACCAGATCGGCGCCTTCCCCTTGCGCGGCATCCCGATGCGCGCCATGAAGTTGCTCAACGACAAGGAAATCGCCACCCTCTTCGCCCGGCCCGGCCTGCAACCCGCCAACACCCGCCGCCGCTACACCCGCCCCAAAACCGCCGCGCCCGGCTCCTCCCGCCAATCCCCCGCCGGCGGCAAATCCTCCGGCAAACGCTCCACTCATCCGGCCAAAAAACGTGCCGGACAATCCCGTTCCCGTCACGCACGGTAA
- a CDS encoding bifunctional 5,10-methylene-tetrahydrofolate dehydrogenase/ 5,10-methylene-tetrahydrofolate cyclohydrolase (catalyzes the formation of 5,10-methenyltetrahydrofolate from 5,10-methylenetetrahydrofolate and subsequent formation of 10-formyltetrahydrofolate from 5,10-methenyltetrahydrofolate), which produces MELIDGNQIATAIIAELKTAVAALPGRKPCLALVRVGEDPASVSYVRKKEKTAAEIGIEGRTLLPPETITQAELEKLIDDLNADPAVDGILVQSPLPKHLDEAAIFRRLDPRKDVDGFHTINIGKIAQEDDTGFIACTPAGIMELLARSGTDLRGKHVVVLGRSLIVGKPVGLLALQKKAGANATVTFCHSATADLPAITRQADVLIAAIGRAEFVTADMVKPGAVVIDVGINRVPDPSKKTGYRLTGDVHFPSVSPLASKITPVPGGVGPMTVCMLMKNTLKARLGRK; this is translated from the coding sequence ATGGAACTCATCGACGGAAACCAGATCGCCACGGCCATCATTGCCGAACTCAAAACCGCAGTCGCCGCGCTCCCCGGCCGCAAGCCTTGCCTCGCGCTTGTCCGCGTCGGCGAGGATCCCGCCTCGGTTTCCTACGTGCGGAAAAAGGAAAAAACCGCCGCCGAAATCGGCATCGAAGGCCGCACCCTCCTTCCGCCTGAAACCATCACCCAGGCCGAACTCGAAAAGCTCATCGACGATCTCAACGCCGATCCCGCCGTCGACGGCATCCTCGTCCAGTCTCCGCTGCCCAAGCACCTCGACGAAGCCGCGATCTTCCGCCGCCTCGATCCCCGCAAGGACGTCGACGGCTTCCACACGATCAACATCGGCAAGATCGCCCAGGAAGACGACACCGGTTTTATAGCCTGCACCCCGGCCGGCATCATGGAGCTGCTCGCCCGTTCCGGCACCGACCTGCGCGGCAAGCACGTCGTCGTTCTCGGCCGCTCGCTCATTGTCGGCAAACCGGTCGGCCTGCTCGCCCTCCAGAAAAAAGCCGGCGCCAACGCCACCGTCACGTTCTGCCACTCGGCCACCGCCGATCTCCCCGCCATCACCCGCCAGGCCGACGTCCTCATCGCCGCCATCGGCCGCGCCGAATTCGTCACTGCCGACATGGTCAAGCCCGGCGCTGTCGTCATCGACGTCGGCATCAACCGCGTCCCCGACCCGTCGAAAAAAACCGGATACCGCCTCACCGGCGATGTCCACTTCCCGAGCGTCTCCCCGCTCGCCAGCAAGATCACGCCCGTCCCCGGCGGCGTCGGCCCCATGACCGTGTGCATGCTCATGAAAAACACGCTCAAGGCCCGACTCGGGAGGAAATGA